The stretch of DNA CGACCGGCGGCTGCTCCCCGCGGGCGAGTGCGTCGACGACGAGCTCGAAGGCGCGCATGCTGCGCTGGGCGCGGGCCCAGATCAGGGTCTCGGGGGTGGCCCGGCCCTCGTAGAGCCGTAGCAGCTCCTCCTCCTGCTCGCGCAGCTGCTGGGCATCCAGGTCGCCCTCGACCAGGGTGGCCGTCGCATCCCAGGCGCTGCCGATGATCCGGTCGGTGCGACCGTCTCCCGCGGGTGGGTAGGAGTACAGGACGACGGTGAAGAAGAGCTCTCCGGGCGGGCTCACCCGGTAGGAGGCGACGCCCGCGCCCTGGTCGTCGAGGGCGAACCGGGTGCGCTCGACGCGCCACGACTCGCGGTTGGCGCGGTCGAGGAACGACTGCGCGAAGCTCAGCATCGTCGGCTGCAGCGCGCCGAGCCGCTCGAGCCGCATCAGCTCGGTCTCGGGCCGCAGGGTGAGGACTGCGTCTGATCTGGGTTGCACGGGGCCTCCGTCCTGGTCAATGACACGGAAGCATACGCATATAGATGACGGCGTCAATGAGAAGTTTCGTTGTAGTCATCCCGTGCAGAGCCTTCAGGTGACATCGAGCGCTCCGTCGCCGCCGACGACGTGTTACGCGCAGATTTCTTACCGTCAAACGGTTGACGTTGCCCGGATCACATGCCTACGGTCTGCGAACAACGTCAACGAGAGGGTGACATGAGTGAGAACGAGCGGACGCGGGCGCTGACGTCGCCGACGCGAGCGCTGACCCTGCTGGAGGCCGTCGCCGACAGCCGCGTACCGGTCCGGCCCCCGGACCTGGGCCGCACGCTGGGCTGGTCCCGGGCGGCTGTGCACCAGCACCTGGTGACCCTGGTCTCGGCGGGCTGGCTCGACCAGCTGCACGACGGCCGCTACCGGCTCTCCCTCAAGGCGGGCCGGCTGGGCAGCGCCGCGCTGGAGCAGGCCGGCCTGGGCGACCGGATCCTGCCGCTCCTGGAGGCGGTGACCTTCCGGCTGCGGGAGGCCTCCTTCCTCGCGGTGCTCGAAGGTCAGCGCGCACACATCATCCGCCGCGTGCAGGCGCCGCGTCGGATCCAGGCACACGTCGCCAGCAGCGACTTCGACCTGAGCAGCAGCGCGTCGGGCCGGGTCCTGACCGCCTATGCGAGCGAGGCGGAGCTGACCCAGGTCGCGGGCGACGGGATCTCGATCGCCTCCAGCCGGGTGCTCGCCGAGGTGCGCAGGCGAGGCTTCGCCGTCACCGACGTCGACGACGACCCGGGCGATGAGACGACCGCCGTCGCCGTCCCCCTCATGGACGACCGCGGTCGCTGCCTGGCCGCCATCGGCGTCCTCGCCCCGACCGACCGGCTCGACGTGGCGCTCGCCAGCTCGATCCTGATCGAGGTGGCCCACCGCTTCGACCAGATGTGGCACGCGACGCCGGCGCTCGACCTCGACACCATGGACGAGG from Nocardioides sp. BP30 encodes:
- a CDS encoding IclR family transcriptional regulator, with protein sequence MSENERTRALTSPTRALTLLEAVADSRVPVRPPDLGRTLGWSRAAVHQHLVTLVSAGWLDQLHDGRYRLSLKAGRLGSAALEQAGLGDRILPLLEAVTFRLREASFLAVLEGQRAHIIRRVQAPRRIQAHVASSDFDLSSSASGRVLTAYASEAELTQVAGDGISIASSRVLAEVRRRGFAVTDVDDDPGDETTAVAVPLMDDRGRCLAAIGVLAPTDRLDVALASSILIEVAHRFDQMWHATPALDLDTMDEEAAR